The following is a genomic window from Saccopteryx bilineata isolate mSacBil1 chromosome 4, mSacBil1_pri_phased_curated, whole genome shotgun sequence.
TTGGGAGTTCTGAGCTTACCTCCTAACCTGGGGTCTTTAAAACTATAGTTTCTCCATAGTTCTGCTCTGTGGACCTTTGATTTTCTTGAACTTTACTTCTAAACACCCCCTTACTACTCCCCACCTCAACCTGTTCTTTGTTCATATTTACTCCCAGGCCTAAGGACAGCTGAACAAGTGCAGTACTTCCCCTAGCAGTGACTAATCCTTGTAGTCCCTCACCTGGCCCACAGGAAGGAAACATCTCCATCTCTAACCTGGGACTAGCCCAGCTGCCTGAACTCCCCCATGGGGCCCTTCTTTGGATACAAAGGATGTGGGAAGACCCCATGCCCAAATGCCCCGCCAAGCCCAGAGAGctctcctttcaccttctttcacTCCTGTAACCTGTAATGTAAGGAGGGCATTTTAATGATGGTGACTCACCCGACTCATCTCCCAGTGGGACTGGCTTCGGGGCAGCGCTGAGCTGGGCACCAAGGCTAGACAGACACAGGCAGTCAGAGAGTGTctcctgcccacccaccccagAGCCCTGGCCCCACACCAGCCCATACCCTATGTGGCCACAATGATGCTCTGGCCTCCTCAGCTCACATACTCTTACCCCCACAGTCCCAGAAAGGACTTATGTAGCCACTATACCAACTAGTGCCTGCCTAGCCCCATGACAGACTTCCACAGACCTGGCTCTTTCTTGGTACCCTTGGCAAGGGTAGGCAGAGCTGGAAGTTCTTCTTCTTCAGTGCCCTCATCTTCTCCCTCCTTGTCACTGTCTGATGAGAGAGCTGGTCCAGAAGACAGCATTGACGGGGCCTCGGGCCTGAGTCCAAGACAAGGAAGGTCACAGGGAGAAGAGACTCAATGGGGGAAGAGGACAACATGAGTCTTCGTGTGAGCAACAGGTGTTGGAGGATACAGAGTTGCTGAAAGGGAGGTTCAGAACAAGGAGCGAGAGCAGTAAGACGACAGTGAGCAATGTGGACACCCACCCACTGCCTGCCCATACCCCCCATTCTCTGTTCTCACCGAGTGGGTCCAGCAGCCCTTTGGGGAGAGGATGGTCCTGGCTGCTTGCCCCCACGCTGACGCTGGCGCAGCTCGGCCAGGCGCTGCCTCATGCTGATGGTCATCTCAGAGCTCAGGCGCCACACAAATATACAGCTGGGTAGAGCCACAGAGTAGGGTGAGGGAGGGGTAGCCCCTGGGGTTGGCAACACCATTAGTTCACCTCCTCCATAAGCTGGCAAGGAGATGAGAGCCACCCTCTGAGTCTAATGCCAGGGTAGGTCCAGCCAAGAAATATCCCTATTCAGCCCTACTTCCCAGAGACAGCACTGAGGTGAAGAGGGAGGATGGAGCAGGGTATGTCTGGGTTCAGAGGAAGAATCTGTGTCTCAGTGAAGATGGATTCTGCTCACCTGTCCCCTGACACAGAGATGAGATGTTTGCAGTCATTACTAAATTTCATGCCAGTGACAATCTCTGTGAAGAACAAATATTGTCCATGAACCATCCTGAAGTTCTGCCAAGCTTCTGTTCCAACAGTGGAGGTCAGGCATTGGTTGGAAGGAGGGACAGGCAGCTCTGATGGGTCCCAAAAAACTGAAGGGAGAAAGAGTCAAGTTCCAGGGGTAAAGTATTGGGGCTACACTCACCTGAGTGGCCAAACATGGTGGCCACACATTCGCCTGAGAAGAAGTCAAATATGGAGAGGTTCTTGTCAGAACAGCTGGTAGCAATGTAGATCCCCGAGGGGTCTGTCTGCACCTGAGGAGTGGGACACACAGCTGGAAGAAGGGAAGCACCAGTCTCTCTCCACCTACTACCCTCATCCTCCTGTCTCTGGCCCAGAGGCCATCCTACTGGCCCCTTACCTTAATCAGAGTGCCATCCTCACCCTGTGACCCTTTAAATAGTTTCTTTTGCTTCCCACTGCTGATGTTAAAGATCCTACAAAGAAACACACGCTCATTCACATGAAGAAGAAGTCACGATCAAGTACACCTAGGTGATAGAAATGCCAGAACTCGCTCCCAGCCCCGCTCTCTATGGGAGCCACTACCCAACACCAAAGGGACTACCACCTCTTGGGTGAGGCAAAGTACTCATTCCATAGGTTTGAGGGGGCATAAAGTTCTTGCCaaaaagacagacagagggactgaGGTATCTAGAGCTGAGCTCCTCAGGCATGAAGGAATATAGTTAGATGGACAGAAAAAGGGATGCTCACCGAATATTTCGATCCTGGCAGCCAATAGCCGTGTACTTCCAGCTGGGCTCTACATCCATGTCATAGAGGGTCGTCTTCCGTACCACATGGTGTGTCCGTGTAAACTGTACTCCATCTCCAGACTGCGAGAGTGGAGCATGTGGAAAGACCCTGAGCTCAAATGTCTCACCAGGCCCAGAGAACCTTGCTTGCTCCTCTCTTTATGTCCCATAACCTCAGGTACAAGAGTGGTAGGGACCCCCACCGCCACCTACTGCCCCATTCAGGAAAATCTCACCACTCACCTTCTGTGCAGTGCGGAAGTAGATGCTCTTGTCTGCTCCACAACTGATCATGCGGACTTGCCCATCGCTGGCTATGGAGGAGAGGGGCCTAGCTACTCCCACTGCTCTCAACGCACAGGGCCAGCCTTTCCTCTGCCTTCCCGCCATATACCCCGCCTGTTGAGCTACTACTCTACATGACTGGGACAACCAATTAAATCAGGATGTTTACCTCCACGCCAAGGCTTTCCTTTATCCCTATCCTCAGCCAACCTGGTTTGCTCAGGGTCCCCTGGACTGAGAATCTACATGCCATCTGTCTTCCCATCCAGCCCGAGGCCTCCCAGCAGCTGTCTAACACTCCATCAAGACAGGCACACCCTTCTcacagaggcaggaggcaggtggcAGTGCGAGAGGTAAGGGTGATGTTGGTGGTAAGTGGCAGAATGTGTTTCAATTGCCCTGCACCCACCTGCAAATTTGACAGCAGTGATGGAGGACGAGTGCTCATCCAGTGTCTGCTGTAGGCTATACTCCCGTCCAGCATCCAGCACGTGGATCAACCTGTCCCGGCTTGCTGACGCTAGCAGCTTCAGACCTGGGGTTGGAAGAATTCATCATCCCACAAGTGCCCAGAGCAGGCCCCTATCAACCCTGCAAAGAAGCCTACAGTAACTGAGCCCCATGGAGCAGGAATGGAGCTGTCCTCTAAACCTGCAGACACAATAAATGTTTCAAAACCTTTCAGTCCCACATACAAAAGCCAGGACAGAGGTAAGTGGCACTGGCAGGACTGGAGAAGCACTGTGCCACTGTGGGCTAGGGGCCAGGTCTCCTTCTTACCTGTGTCTGGCTTCGAGTACTCCAGGCACAGAATTTCCGAGTCGTGGGCTTCCACCTTCAGCATCTCACTTAAGGACTGTAGCTCGTGCACCCTGTAAAATTGAGAAGATGAGTGTAGAGGTCATTGCtatgctgcaggaggagagactcacctgcttcctctgctctcccccaacctttattcttatttatttttaaacttttaggcTTAGAGAAAAGTTGCAATGATTATAGAAGTTTCCACATTTCCTTTACCCAGCTTTCCCTAatattaacatcttacataacaATTGAATTACCAGAACCAGGAAAGTTACATTCATACAATACTATTAATGGAAGGCTTTATCTGAATTTCACCAGTTTTTCCACAATGTTCTTTTTCTGGATCCAGGCTCCTATCCAATTTGCAtgtagttgttatttctctttggttttctgCAGTCTTGAATAGTTCTTCAGTCTTTCCATATCTTTCAAgaccttgacatttttttttaatttttttttatttattcattttagagcagagagggagagagagagagagagagagagagagagagagagaggagacacagagagagagaaggggggaggagctggaagcatcaactcccatatgtgccttgtccaggcaagcccagggtttcgaaccggcgacctcagcatttccaggtcgatgctttatccactgcgccaccacaggtcaggcaagaccttGACATTTTTTAAGAGTATTAATCCATATAGGTACTCCGTCACATGTGCCTCAATTTGAATTTGTCTGATGCTTTCCCATGATTGGACTGAGCTTATacatttttggcaagaataccaTAGAAACAATGCTATATCCTTATTTGTATATCATATTATGGGCTTCATGATGTTGATATGGAGATACAAAGCTTGATCACTTGGGTAAGATGGTTTCTGCTGTGTTTCTTCATTTAAATTATCTTTCCTTGTATATAAATATCTTCTCCAATCTTTTTGAACCAAATTTTTCTAAAGCTCTGTCCTTGAGGACCTAATTCCCCCAGCCTGCACCATGGGAGGCAGCCAGTACCCACTCCAGGCCAGGTGTTACCTGAGTGTGCCAATACGGTCCCCCGAAGCTAGATGCTGTCCATTGGGGCTGATACACACAGAACGGATGCCCACGCGGGGATCCATCAGGGACCCATCAGCTTTGTCTCCTCCGGGCAGCTCGCTGTCCAGCAGGGCCTGAGTATTCCCATCCACATAGATGATCTTAATGAGATCCTATAGTGGAACAGGTGTGGAGAAGTGGATAAGGCAGGCCTGACCCAGTACAGCTGCAAGGGGCGATGTTTGTTTTGCTGGACAAGATAAACCTTTGGCTTATAGAGCCCAGTCAGATAAGAGCTGGAAGATCAAGGTCTGGGGACCTAGTTCCTGAGAAGGTGTGAAGGCTGAGGGGATGGGGATACTAAGTATGGAGTAAGGGCCCTAAGGCCTGACGGCTCACATTGCTGAGGATATTCCGGTGCAGGGTAGAGCCATGGACCCCGGAGCTCTCTGTGTTCCACAGGCGGATGGTGTTGTCTGAGGAACAAGTGATGAAGGAACTAGGGGGAAGGCAGGCTTGGTTACTGTCCTTCACTTCTGGGTAAAcctgaaggggcagagggaaCAAAGTCAGATCTCCAGAGGGAGCAGTCCTTTGcccagagagaaaggaatgagatGAAAGAGATAATGCTGGCCAAGACTTAGCCCAATGTCTGTGACATAGTAAACAAGCCATAACTATTAGACATTCTTCATAATCCCTAAGGGAAAGCATATTAaccaagcacctactatgtaccaacTCTTCTATGTTTCCCACttaacattatttcatttaattcttagaaAAATTAGGTGAATCAGGTATATTACTTTATAgttgaaaaaactgaggcttgaTCAAATTCATTAACTTGTACAATATCACTCAGCCTAGGACAAGGCAAAGCTAAGAATGGACAAGAGTACATTGGAAAAAGCCCAAGATATATAAGCACTAAAATTCAAGCTCAATGCTTAGGACCTATCTGAGGATTGGCAATACACAGGGATGATGCTAGAGAAACAAGGAGGCAGCAGGAACATAACATCATACTTGGGGATCCCCACTTTCTGTCTTCACAATGGTATCCCAGCAAACCTGGTCGGTCTCAAGCCAACCCAGCCACATACCTCAACACTCCAGACGCAGGAGGAATGATACAGAGCCGAGTACACCTTGCCTACTTTCTTGGGGTCCCTCACATCCCAAACATAAATGCTGTGGTCGTTGTATACACAAGACAGCCACTGATTAGTGGGATCAAAGGTCAAGGCAATGGTGTCTGGATACTTGGCATTGGCCACTCCAGAGAAGAGGCGACTGTGGGAAAGAGGACAGGCAAACTGGTGAGTGAAGTAACTGATAAAATGGAAGACTGAAGGGAATGAAAACGGAAGCCAAACCATGAAGGAAGGAGCAGAGCCTGGGAACCCCCTCCAGACCCACAGGTTTGAAAACAGTTGCTTAAGAAAGACAAAAGcagcccctgacagctgtcagctgtCAGCTGACCTGGCACTAGCTGCTGGGCCATGGTGTTCTACTGATAAACACCTACAATGTCACAGAACACCAACATCAGATAAGGTTACTCTATGGCCATGACAGAGCAAACCTAAAACAAGACAACTCTGTCATGGTGTTGGAGCAGAGATAAAAACAAGATCACTGTGCAAACCACAAAAATGACCAAACATCACCCTTCCCCATCTATCAGGATTAATTGTTGCTTCTTTATCAATTATAGCTTTGCCCAACCTTTTCGATAGAAATTATTAAGATGTCTAACTACAGAATTGTCCCTACTTCCTGACAGCATCCAATCAGAGCAAACTTTCAATCTCTTGAACCATTTCTAAAATCACAATATCCCAAATCTTACAATACCCCTCCCACACTTAAAATAGCCCCTGGTTCTCCTTGGTTGCAACGAGTACCAACAAACCCAAATTGTTTGTCTATAGAGGTATTATTCCTGGTTATCTCTGAGGCACTGATCCACTCTTTACCTTGTTCCCTGAAGGCTGGGCATAGCAGAGTCTATGAATGAAGGCAGGGGGCTCACATAGCTCACCTGGCCTCTGTAATGCTAGCAATGTCTGTCCCCAAGGCATGAGGTCGGGGCAGGGTGCTGAGAAAGTGCAGGTTAGAGGGGTTGAAGAGGCGCACGGTGCCATCAGCACAGCCACAGAAGATGTAGTCTTGGCTCACAGAGATGCAATAGGCCACAGTGGTCTGCAGGCAGAGGGGCTCAGGTCAGCACAGGCCACCTGCCCAACCCCTCAATAGTCACCTGCCAAGAGGAGAGACCAGCCAAGGCAGGGCCAAGGGAAAAGCAGCACAGCTGCTCTGGCCTGAGTCCATCAGCTCTCATCTAGAGATGCCCTTCCCTCTAGCAGCAGGTGGCCAGAGGGCCCATAGTCATGTGCAGTTTGGGGGATGGGAGTCCCCTAGGGACCCTTCTAAGGTATGAGAGATTttgacaaagaaaacaaagtagGAAAAAGcccagggaagagaaagaaacagcatGAGGAAGACAGGAGAGTCTAGGCATCACTTACTGTGAAGCTGTCTGTGTTCTGAGCAGAAGAGGAaagcaagggaaagaaaaacaggaagacAGCAAAGAAGAAGCAGTTATACAGATCTCCATGGGCTGGAACTAGGCCGAGCTCTGGCTCCCTCACGGTTCTTTCTCCTGGGGTCCCCTCCTGCATGCACGAGGGCCCAGCCCCTAGTATGGAGCCATAGGTATCAGTTTTCCCCTGAGCCAAGACATGCACAGCCCCAACCAAAGGGACCAGAGGTACTTACTCTCAGCTCCACCCACTTATCCAAAAGCCTCCGATCACTGAACTCGCACAGTAGCCCAGAGGATGTGATGCAGAAGGTGCTGTCTGCCTTTTTCCCTCGGCCACAGGCCACATCCGTGAACAAGTTGTTCCGCAGCTCCCCCAGCAGCCCTGAGCGGCCCAGCAGGGGCACAGTGGCATTCACCTGTGGAGACACACCACTACTGCCCACCTGTCCCCCCAGAGCCTGCCCCTGGAAACTAGGACCTCCTTgttctttgagactactcttcgGTTGGAGAGCATCTGGCTCCTCCAGGACTTCTATATAGCTGCTGAGCAAGCAGAGAGAGGTGCGAGTGGAGCAGGCCCCCCGGGGTGGGCTGAGCGGGGCCTGGCCCTGGTGGGTACTTCCTGCCTCAGCGTCTCACCTTTGAGGTCTTGCTATCATCAAGGTACCAGAATTTGATGTGTCGGTTGCCTGCAGTGACAAAGTAGCTGCAATCTTCAGAGAAGGACACTGCTGTCACACGACTAGACACCTTATTGGAGGCCACCACAATGTTTTTCTGGAGGGAAAGCCAAAGGAAGAATCAAGATTTTGCCTCTTGGAGCTAAGAAGTAAGAGGCACAGAGGATGGAGGAGGGTTAGACAGTAtttacacttgaaaaaaaaagtttctttccaGGATTTACTGCTCAAAAAAAGTGGGGAggctggaattctgaggtcgccggttcaaaaccctgggcttgcctggtcaaggcacatatggcagttgatgcttcctgctcctcccccccttctctctctctctcttctctaaaatgaataaataaaaataatttttaaaaaaaagaaaaaatattattaaaaaagtggggagggcaggggagagaggagaaccCCTTTCCAGGGGAATTGATGAGGTTCATGTCCTCTGGAGGTCCTCAAAGGCACAAAGCTAGCCCCTTTTCACCACCACACTTGGCTATATAGTTGCTCTTTCCTGCTCCAGAACATTTTCTAGAATGAGACTGAGATCAGCAGAACAGAATGAAGGGGTTCAAGTCAGTATTTTCCTGGCTCCCAAACTGGCCCTCAGACGCTCATGAGGCTGCCAGGCCAGCCCAGCAGCCCACTCACCTTCCAGGCCCAGACGTTGACGATCATGTCATGCTGGTAGCCCACGGAGACAATGTACTTGGCGCTAGGGGAGAAGGCCACGCAAGCCACACCATACTTATGCTCCTGCAGCTCTGCCACCTGGCTACGCTCAGCCACATCCCAGACTCGCACTGCTGGCATATGCCCACTCTACAGGGAGGCAAGAACTGGAAGTGAGATCCAGAAGCATACAGACCCCACTAGCCTTTCAGAGTTGGGGCCCCAGCCTCCCAGCTACTGCATACAATCTCTCTAAGACCTGGCCACGAGTCAAGAGCAGAGTGCTATACAGGGCAAAGGtagagggaaaataataaatatctcagGACAACAGTGATTATCACTGATAAAATGGCCCCAGGTTTTGTTCAATATCTCTGGGTGAGGGTCTACACCTCTGTATTTGTTTAAAGCTTCTTGAGTGATTCTGATGTACAGCTAGGGCTGAGAACTATTACCACTCAGACCTATTTCTGCCCCCACTGCCTCCCTTTAAGACTGAGAAGAGGTGTATTCTTCATGTGCCCAGCAGGGGACCTCCGgggataagaaatattttaaggcaatggttttcaaagtgtgcttCCTAAACCATCAGAATCAGCACAATGTGGGAACTTGTTAGATATGCAAATTTTGGAGCCCTATTCCAGACCTACAGAACCCAAAACTCTGGGGTTAGGCCCAGCACTGTGTACTTTACAATACTTTCAgatgattctgatgcacactaaAGTTTAAGAGCCATTGTTTAAGGTGTAGCAAACATCAGGATTTGGCTTCTGTTTAGAAAGCCAATGGGGCAGCAGCCCTAAACAGGCCTAGGATTGTAGCTCTCTGCTGAGGGCAGACCACACACTCTCTCCAGAGACTTACAGCCCCCTTTACACTCACCTCTCCTGTGACCAAGTACTTGCCATCAGGGGAGAAGGCAAGGGCAGTGATGGTTTTTCTGCAAGAGAGGAGGCAGGTTCAGAGGGGCACTGGCAGCGTGACCTAAGCCTGGCTCCCTCATAGTTCCCTCAAAAGGTAGCCAGGGAGGGGGCAGTGGAGGGtagggagggataaatggtgatggacaaagacttgacttcagaggggcagtgaacacacaatacagtatacagagatgtgctatagaattgggtacctgaaacctgtataattatgttaaccagtgtcacctcaataaaattaatttaataaaataaaatgacctaaaaaaaaaaaaaaagaaaagaaatggcaagACTAGCAGACACCAATGGCAAATGTGGCATTTTCCTCTCTGGCCCTGAGGCCCAACCAGGTCCCAGTCCCAAGAGCCACAAACACCCAGACAGACTGTGCCCTTGCCACAGTTCCCAGGAGAAGGAAATATTTCCTAAGGGCCCAGACCATTTACCTGGAACTGTTAAGGATATGGTGCTGCTTGTGCTTCCGGGGATTGAACAGCACGACCACACACCTGGGGAGATAAGTTAAACAATTCACTTAGCACCAAACCACAGCTTCCCCAGGGGCTCCCAGGCCACCTGGAATTCCAGTCACCCACTAGAGAGGCTCCACTTGCCACTGAGGGCAAATGACTACTTTCTCCTGCAATCAGTTCTTCCTTTCTTTGCTCACAAGGGCCTATCTGTACAGCCCCATGACAGTGAAAggaagccttcatttttttaagtgagagagagagagacagacagacagagagaggcagaggaacagacagacaggaagggagagagataagaagcatcaatttttctttgcagcaccttaattgtttattgattgctttctcatatgtgaattGACTGAgggcaccagctgagccagtgaccccttgctcaagccagcgaccttgggcttcaaggcagtgatcatggggtcatgttaatgattccatgctcaagccaaatgaacccgcgctcacactggggacctcggggtttcaaacctgagacctctgagtcccaggccaacgctttattcattgcgccaccacctggtaaggcaagGAATCCTATTCCAACCAGATCCCTAAACACCAGCACCATCTCTGGTCATACCCACAAAGGGCAGCAACACAGGCCTTCCACAGTCCTCACACATAGCCCTGGAAGGGGTACAGGAGGGAAGACTATGCATGATTTGGGCAATGCAGGACATGGGTATACAGCCAGTTCACAGGCTTAGACTCATACGTGTGTCAAGCATTTGTGCTCCAAGGTAAGGTGAGGCCTTTCACATGTGCACTCATGTGTGCACTTGGCAGGAGCGGGCCCTCCACAACCTCTACACGTCAGatgaggaagggggtgggaggtaggTGGCCAAAATTGCAAAAAAATCTCAGGAAGActaaggggaggggcagagaaagccTGTCCAGTGTCTCCGAGCTCCCAGGCCCAGCCCTGAGAATTCCTGGCCCCGAGGAGCCTGAGAAGGAGCCTCTGGGTTGCCAGAAGGCAGTCAGGGGCTCCACCCACCTTGCAGAGAGGAGGGCAGCAGTACCCTCTCTGTCAGGTGGCAAGGCTAGATGGGATCAGGTTCAGAGTGACTTCCAGTCAACTCGGGAGAGGAGGCTAGATGGTAGGAGTCAGGGGCAAGAAGCCAGAAGCCATAGCTAGGCAGTATTCTCCCTTAGGCTCCTCGGCTGTCAGCAGGCCTGACCCTGTTGTACCTTCTGCCTCTACTTTGTCAGCCCTATAACTAGCTGACAGGAGCAAGCATGAGGCCTACTGTActaggtgaggggaggggaagcaaATGAGCAGAACAGCATCCCCAGACCTAGACTTGTTTAGTAGGAAAACCCCTATTGGCCCCACACCTGAAATTCATACTTGTTAGAATCTTGAAGCAAGGGCAGGTACAACCTGCTAGTGAGTGTTGAGCACCTTAGATTCGATGACAATATATGCAAACTCCACAGGCAATCTCTGGGGACGCTGGGATCTCTGAGGTGCACCAGGTATGCCCAGAACTGCCAGACTGATTCAACAGCCTTTGAATTCCTGAGTCATCTaacccccttcttctcctctAACACCCTCCTCCCTCAAATCCTTTCCCACTGCTTTCTTTCTCCCCATCTCCTAATCTTTCTTTGTTTCccgttctcctttttctttttataccaaCTTGCAGTCTCCTGCTTCCTTTACAGAATGCTATGTAAGGAGAGTttttaaacataacaaaaatcagATGGCTTTGGAAGCTCTGGGTCCTAtcactctccttctcctctcccaaaacatacacacacacacacacacacacacacacacacaccccaatgcACACTTTCCCAGCTTCTATTAGGGGCAATCCAAGATACAGGGAGCCTAATTCCTCCAAAACAGATGGACTCATAGtaactgtggggcagctgtgttaggcttgcttgctggtgtaccagctgcaagcactttgcttgattagtgcataagcacctggcagaggaggcatgtgtgcatagcctatataaggctatggatgTTTGAGTtcaagagagatggggggggggggttgtggatGGTGAGTTGCCTGCctgtcactgtgaggggccattttgctgtttgtgtgctggaGAAGAGTTTACCCCCTGCCTGCGTGCTTATCTGCCATTGtgaaactttattaaatggaatggccctaaTGTTTTCTGGCTGCAcggtttctttaccgtctgcccgaatccaatgtgaacctgcctggcctcggccacagGCATTACAGTAACTTAGAGCTGAAGAAaggatgaaagaaattaaatgtacTGTGTTAGGTGACTTTAAAGATCACCTGGTCCAGCCTTCCAAAACTGTGAGACAAGAAAACTTAGGCTCAGAAACATAGGCTCCTACAGAGCAGAAC
Proteins encoded in this region:
- the MAPKBP1 gene encoding mitogen-activated protein kinase-binding protein 1 isoform X3, translated to MAVEGSTITSRLKNLLRSPSIKLRRSKAGNRREDLSSKVTLEKVLGITVSGGRGLACDPRTGLVAYPAGCVVVLFNPRKHKQHHILNSSRKTITALAFSPDGKYLVTGESGHMPAVRVWDVAERSQVAELQEHKYGVACVAFSPSAKYIVSVGYQHDMIVNVWAWKKNIVVASNKVSSRVTAVSFSEDCSYFVTAGNRHIKFWYLDDSKTSKVNATVPLLGRSGLLGELRNNLFTDVACGRGKKADSTFCITSSGLLCEFSDRRLLDKWVELRNTDSFTTTVAYCISVSQDYIFCGCADGTVRLFNPSNLHFLSTLPRPHALGTDIASITEASRLFSGVANAKYPDTIALTFDPTNQWLSCVYNDHSIYVWDVRDPKKVGKVYSALYHSSCVWSVEVYPEVKDSNQACLPPSSFITCSSDNTIRLWNTESSGVHGSTLHRNILSNDLIKIIYVDGNTQALLDSELPGGDKADGSLMDPRVGIRSVCISPNGQHLASGDRIGTLRVHELQSLSEMLKVEAHDSEILCLEYSKPDTGLKLLASASRDRLIHVLDAGREYSLQQTLDEHSSSITAVKFAASDGQVRMISCGADKSIYFRTAQKSGDGVQFTRTHHVVRKTTLYDMDVEPSWKYTAIGCQDRNIRIFNISSGKQKKLFKGSQGEDGTLIKVQTDPSGIYIATSCSDKNLSIFDFFSGECVATMFGHSEIVTGMKFSNDCKHLISVSGDSCIFVWRLSSEMTISMRQRLAELRQRQRGGKQPGPSSPQRAAGPTRPEAPSMLSSGPALSSDSDKEGEDEGTEEEELPALPTLAKGTKKEPALVPSSALPRSQSHWEMSRAKETVEFLDPAPTASQGPRRRGRWSQSGVELSVRSMLDLRQLETLTPSPRGPSRDSLAVTPSGSGKHGQQAPEDSQAIQNEKPPPPQASQPCSCPHVIRLLSQEEGVFPQDLEPTSMEDGIVYPEPSDSPILDTSEFQVQAPARGTQGRVYTGSRGSEKHSPDSACSVDYSSSRLSSPEHPNEDSESTEPLSVDGISSDLEEPAECDEEEEEEEGGPGPYELQEGSPHTPDQEQFLKQHFETLASGAAPGGPVRVPERTESQSISSRFLLQVLTPPLREPPPSSSSLALTLRPVQVPQASGEQLRGNGANPPGAPPEAESSPGNPGAQQAAPVLLPRCRLSRDSSWTPKRVATASPLGGLQKAHSVQSLVPQGEALPPGPLLLREMEAQEGLSSLSQADGCLSQPHSYQNPTTSFMAKISRSISVGENLGLPTEPQVSVPIRVSPLRQLALPSRAHLVLDIPKPLPDRPTLATFSPVTRGRAPGEAEHPGSSMGVGKAQSTTERRACLGEGIPPRPRTECQVQPGPNSLCAQHLPVGSLLQDPENLQLPPPEKTPSPMECTRRGIALSQASEPTVSLEQCEQLVAELRGGLRRAVQLYHLVASCKTPSAEQSSIIQLLRNTFSSVQQELEALAGTVLSSPGGSPGAVGAEQTQALLEQYSELLLRAVERRMERRL
- the MAPKBP1 gene encoding mitogen-activated protein kinase-binding protein 1 isoform X4, which encodes MAVEGSTITSRLKNLLRSPSIKLRRSKAGNRREDLSSKVTLEKVLGITVSGGRGLACDPRTGLVAYPAGCVVVLFNPRKHKQHHILNSSRKTITALAFSPDGKYLVTGESGHMPAVRVWDVAERSQVAELQEHKYGVACVAFSPSAKYIVSVGYQHDMIVNVWAWKKNIVVASNKVSSRVTAVSFSEDCSYFVTAGNRHIKFWYLDDSKTSKVNATVPLLGRSGLLGELRNNLFTDVACGRGKKADSTFCITSSGLLCEFSDRRLLDKWVELRTTVAYCISVSQDYIFCGCADGTVRLFNPSNLHFLSTLPRPHALGTDIASITEASRLFSGVANAKYPDTIALTFDPTNQWLSCVYNDHSIYVWDVRDPKKVGKVYSALYHSSCVWSVEVYPEVKDSNQACLPPSSFITCSSDNTIRLWNTESSGVHGSTLHRNILSNDLIKIIYVDGNTQALLDSELPGGDKADGSLMDPRVGIRSVCISPNGQHLASGDRIGTLRVHELQSLSEMLKVEAHDSEILCLEYSKPDTGLKLLASASRDRLIHVLDAGREYSLQQTLDEHSSSITAVKFAASDGQVRMISCGADKSIYFRTAQKSGDGVQFTRTHHVVRKTTLYDMDVEPSWKYTAIGCQDRNIRIFNISSGKQKKLFKGSQGEDGTLIKVQTDPSGIYIATSCSDKNLSIFDFFSGECVATMFGHSEIVTGMKFSNDCKHLISVSGDSCIFVWRLSSEMTISMRQRLAELRQRQRGGKQPGPSSPQRAAGPTRPEAPSMLSSGPALSSDSDKEGEDEGTEEEELPALPTLAKGTKKEPALVPSSALPRSQSHWEMSRAKETVEFLDPAPTASQGPRRRGRWSQSGVELSVRSMLDLRQLETLTPSPRGPSRDSLAVTPSGSGKHGQQAPEDSQAIQNEKPPPPQASQPCSCPHVIRLLSQEEGVFPQDLEPTSMEDGIVYPEPSDSPILDTSEFQVQAPARGTQGRVYTGSRGSEKHSPDSACSVDYSSSRLSSPEHPNEDSESTEPLSVDGISSDLEEPAECDEEEEEEEGGPGPYELQEGSPHTPDQEQFLKQHFETLASGAAPGGPVRVPERTESQSISSRFLLQVLTPPLREPPPSSSSLALTLRPVQVPQASGEQLRGNGANPPGAPPEAESSPGNPGAQQAAPVLLPRCRLSRDSSWTPKRVATASPLGGLQKAHSVQSLVPQGEALPPGPLLLREMEAQEGLSSLSQADGCLSQPHSYQNPTTSFMAKISRSISVGENLGLPTEPQVSVPIRVSPLRQLALPSRAHLVLDIPKPLPDRPTLATFSPVTRGRAPGEAEHPGSSMGVGKAQSTTERRACLGEGIPPRPRTECQVQPGPNSLCAQHLPVGSLLQDPENLQLPPPEKTPSPMECTRRGIALSQASEPTVSLEQCEQLVAELRGGLRRAVQLYHLVASCKTPSAEQSSIIQLLRNTFSSVQQELEALAGTVLSSPGGSPGAVGAEQTQALLEQYSELLLRAVERRMERRL